The sequence GCCTCCGGCCAGGCCTCGCGAGCGAAGTCCACGTCCGCCAGCCTGAGCTCGGCCTCGCGGGCCGCGTCCTGGTAGGGGAACTTCGCGCGGACGTACTCGAAGTACTTCTGGGCCTTGAGGAGGTCCTTGTTCTCCATGGCCTCCTCGCCGAGCCGCAGATTCTCGTCGGCGGAGCTGGCGTAGTTGGGCTCGCCGGCCTGCCCCGAGGACAGGGAGGCACAGCCGGAGGTGAGGAGCAGGGCGGCGGTCAGGAAGGCGACGACGGAACGCATCGCCATCACGCTATTCCTCCGGACCGGAGGGGTCCAGTGAAGGTTCACCCAGCAGCCGGTGGATGACATCCTCGGCGAAGCCCCGGCTGTCGAGGAGCCTTCCGGCGCGGGCCCGCTCCTTCGCGTCGAGCGGACGGCCGAGCAGCCCCTTCCCCTCCAGCACCGCGCGCGCGGCGGCCAGGGCGTCGAAGCCCTCCGTGCCGCTCGCCTGCGCGAGGCCCTGACGGGCGGCGTCCTCCGAGAGCCCATGGGCCTCGAGGCGCTGGAGCACGGCGCGCGGGCCCAGCCGGCCCTTGCGCAGCAGCGCGGCGGCGCGCTCCTGGGCGAAGCGCGCGTCGTCGAGGTAGCCCCAGCCCATCACGCGGGAGAGGGCCTCCTCGCGGACCTTCTCCGCGAAGCCCTTTCGCACGAGGGCCGCGTCCAGTTCCTGTCGGCTGCGGGAGCGCACCGAGAGGAGCTTGAGGCAGGCGTCGGTGGCGCGACGGACGGCGTCAGGCCCGACGTCGCCGGGGGGACTGTCATCCTCCGGATGCATGGCGGGATACGTAGCATGTGGTAACAGGCCCAACCATGCACCCCGTCCTCGCCCGCTTCCTCGCCGCTGATGCCGCCCGGGAGACGCTCCGCAAACAACAGTCCGGTGAAGCCCTCTCCCCCGAGGAGCAGGTGTTCATCGACGCCGCCAACGCGCACCCGAAGCACCGGGGGGTGCTGCTCGGCGTGGGCGGCCGCGCCCTGTCGTCCGATGCGCAGGCATCGCTGGTGCTGCTGGCCGCGCACGCCGCGGCGCGCGCCCTGCGTGAGGACACCGAGCTGGCCGAGCCCACGCGCAAGGCGCGCGAGGCACTGGCCGAGGAAGGTGCAAGCGACGAGGAGGCGGACGCCTTCATCGCTTCGATTCTGCTGGAGGAGGCCTTCGGCTACGAGCAGGAGGTGGACTCCTTCGACGGCGAGTACGTGAAGGAGGCGCTGGGCGAGGTGCCCGCGCTGGCGGCGCTCACCAAGGAGGCGGTGGACGCGCTGTTCCTCGCGTTCGTGAAGGGCGCCGCGACGGACGCGGAGCGCAAGGTGCGCGAGGGCATGGCGCGCGCGCTGTTCGACATCGCGTGGTCCGAGGGCCCCGCGCCCATCAACCCCGAGCACATGGAGGCGCTGCTCGACGCGGAGGTGGTGGACCGGCCCGAGGAGGAGCAGGAGGCGAAGGTGCACGCCACCGCGCAGCTCCTCCAGGCACTGTCGAAGGAAGGCCTCGTGGGGCCGCTGCGCCTGTCGCGGCTGCGCGCGCTGCTGGGCGAAGAAGACGCTTGAGCGGCGGAAGCACACGCGCGGCCACCGCTCAGCGGGTCAGCAACCGCTGAGCGTCGAGGCCGCGCGACGCTGGGGGCCGGGAGCACCGGCCCCGCTACGGCAGCAACTCAGAAGCGCTCAATCTGGAAGTCGTCATCCCCACCCGCCGCAGGCGCGGGGGCTGGAGCGGGAGCAGGCGTCGGCGGAGGACGCGCGGCGGGCGCGGGAGGACGCGCGGCCGCAGGGGCCGGACCGGCGGGACGCGCCACGGGCGCCGGAGCCCCCGGACGCATCGCCTGGGCCACCGGAGCCGGCGTGGGCGGAGCCGCCGCAGGAGCCGGGGCCGGAGCCGCCGCAGTGGGCGCGCCCTTCTGCGCGAAGGAGGCGGAGCCCGGAATGGGCCGCGCCTCGCCGGGCTTCGCGTCGAAGTTGTCCCACTTCGAGTCCGACGTGCCGCTGATGCCGGAGAAGCGCAGCGCGAAGTCGTCCGGATTCGTCGCCTGACGGTGGGCCTCCTCGTACGTGACGAGCCCCTGGCGCACCAGGCTCATCAGCGACTGGTCGAAGGTCTGCATCCCGTACGAGTCCGTGCCCTGCGAAATCGCGTCGTGGATTTCCTTCGTGCGGTCCTTGTCCTCGATGAGCTCGCGCACGCGCGCCGTGACGCGCAGCACCTCCACCGCGGCCACGCGGCCCTTGCCGTCCGCGCGCGGCACGAGGCGCTGGCTCACCACGCCCTTGAGCACGCTCGCGAGTTGCAGGCGCACCTGCTTCTGCTGGTGCGGAGGGAACGCGGACACGATGCGGTTGATGGTCTCCGTCGCGTCCAGCGTGTGCAGCGTGGACATCACGAGGTGGCCCGTCTCCGCCGCGTGGAGCGCCGTCTCAATCGTCTCGTGGTCACGCATTTCGCCCACGAGGATGACGTCCGGGTCCTGGCGCAGCGCGCTCTTGAGGGCCTGCGCGAAGCTCATCGTGTCCACGCCCACCTCGCGCTGGTTCACGATGGAGCGCTTGTCGCGAATGAGGAACTCGATGGGGTCCTCAATCGTCATGATGTGGCTCGTCTCATTGGCGTTGATGTGGTCGATCATCGCCGCCAGCGTGGTGGACTTGCCGGAGCCCGTGGTGCCCGTCACCAGCACGAGGCCGCGCTCCTCGCCGCAAATCTTCGCGAGCACCTGGGGCAGCAGCAGGTCCTGCATCGTCATCACCTTGAAGGGGATGACGCGGAGCACCGCGCCCACCGTGCCGCGCTGCTGGAAGACGTTCACGCGGAAGCGGCCGAGGCCGGGGACGCCGTACGCGAGGTCCACCTCGTTGCTCGCCTTGAACTTCTCCTTCTGGAACTCGTTCATGATGCCGAAGGCCATGCGCGCGACCTCCTCCGGGGGGAGGCGGCGCCCGTCCTTGAGCGGCACCAGCGAGCCGTCCACGCGGAACATGGGCGGAAGGCCGGCCTTGAGGTGAATATCGGAGGCACCGCCGCGCAGGGCGATCTGCAGAATCTCGTTCAGTTCCATGAGCGTCCCGGATGGTAGCAGAGGCCTTCGGCCTCATGCGATGGGACCCCGCTGACCCCGAAACGACAACGGCGGAGGCCCTCGAAAGAGGACCCCCGCCGCTGGGAGACAACCAAGCAGCCGAGTGGGCTTAGCGCTTGGAGAACTGGAACCGGCGACGCGCGCCCGGCTGGCCGTACTTCTTGCGCTCGACCGCGCGAGCATCGCGGGTGAGGAAGCCGGCCTTCTTCAGCGCCGGACGGAACTCCGGGTTGAAGGAGCACAGCGCACGGGCAATGCCGTGACGGATGGCGCCGGCCTGGCCGGAGAGACCGCCACCCTTCACGTTGACCGTGATGTCCAGCTTGCCCTT comes from Pyxidicoccus parkwaysis and encodes:
- a CDS encoding regulatory protein RecX; this encodes MHPEDDSPPGDVGPDAVRRATDACLKLLSVRSRSRQELDAALVRKGFAEKVREEALSRVMGWGYLDDARFAQERAAALLRKGRLGPRAVLQRLEAHGLSEDAARQGLAQASGTEGFDALAAARAVLEGKGLLGRPLDAKERARAGRLLDSRGFAEDVIHRLLGEPSLDPSGPEE
- the rpsI gene encoding 30S ribosomal protein S9 translates to MPIHQELGFYATGRRKEATARVWIRPGTGQVTVNGRELNAYFGRETSKMVLNQPLDILEQKGKLDITVNVKGGGLSGQAGAIRHGIARALCSFNPEFRPALKKAGFLTRDARAVERKKYGQPGARRRFQFSKR
- a CDS encoding type IV pilus twitching motility protein PilT yields the protein MELNEILQIALRGGASDIHLKAGLPPMFRVDGSLVPLKDGRRLPPEEVARMAFGIMNEFQKEKFKASNEVDLAYGVPGLGRFRVNVFQQRGTVGAVLRVIPFKVMTMQDLLLPQVLAKICGEERGLVLVTGTTGSGKSTTLAAMIDHINANETSHIMTIEDPIEFLIRDKRSIVNQREVGVDTMSFAQALKSALRQDPDVILVGEMRDHETIETALHAAETGHLVMSTLHTLDATETINRIVSAFPPHQQKQVRLQLASVLKGVVSQRLVPRADGKGRVAAVEVLRVTARVRELIEDKDRTKEIHDAISQGTDSYGMQTFDQSLMSLVRQGLVTYEEAHRQATNPDDFALRFSGISGTSDSKWDNFDAKPGEARPIPGSASFAQKGAPTAAAPAPAPAAAPPTPAPVAQAMRPGAPAPVARPAGPAPAAARPPAPAARPPPTPAPAPAPAPAAGGDDDFQIERF